Proteins from a genomic interval of Youhaiella tibetensis:
- a CDS encoding patatin-like phospholipase family protein produces MSGSAGPRIGVALGGGSARGLTHIPYIEALDEMGLRPSVIAGTSIGALIGAGWAAGMTGRELREHSYGVLGNTRTIMGRLWSTHVPRIRGILHNGIPLQLDADKVVDSFVPPYFPSEFSELATPLFTVATDFQSWHQVVFNSGPLRPAIAASIAIPTLFRPVRYANHVLVDGSVVNPLPLDQAAADTDILIGIDVNGDPAEQQPLNYRPLDVWFGSAQIMMHALIANVMAAYPPDIYVRPHLSLFGAHEFWRVREIIAHVDADKDRFKRQVDARIEAFTLAQQRSLSAGSGTAVRLHRR; encoded by the coding sequence GTGTCTGGCTCGGCAGGACCTCGTATCGGCGTGGCTCTCGGCGGCGGTTCCGCCCGCGGGCTGACGCATATTCCCTACATCGAAGCGCTCGACGAGATGGGCCTGCGCCCCTCTGTCATCGCCGGCACCTCCATCGGCGCCCTCATCGGCGCCGGCTGGGCGGCGGGCATGACCGGGCGCGAATTGCGCGAGCATTCCTATGGCGTGCTGGGCAATACCCGCACCATCATGGGGCGGCTGTGGTCCACGCACGTGCCGCGCATCCGGGGCATCCTCCACAACGGCATCCCGCTCCAGCTCGATGCCGACAAGGTGGTCGACAGTTTCGTGCCGCCCTATTTCCCGAGCGAATTCTCCGAACTCGCCACCCCGCTCTTCACCGTCGCCACCGACTTCCAGTCCTGGCACCAGGTGGTCTTCAACTCCGGCCCCCTGCGCCCGGCCATCGCCGCCTCGATCGCCATCCCGACGCTCTTCCGGCCGGTGCGCTATGCCAACCACGTGCTGGTCGACGGAAGCGTGGTCAACCCGCTGCCGCTCGACCAGGCTGCGGCCGACACGGACATTCTCATCGGCATCGACGTCAATGGCGATCCGGCCGAGCAGCAGCCTCTCAACTACAGGCCGCTCGATGTGTGGTTCGGCTCGGCGCAGATCATGATGCATGCGCTCATCGCCAACGTCATGGCGGCCTATCCGCCCGATATCTACGTGCGCCCGCACCTGTCGCTGTTCGGCGCCCACGAATTCTGGCGCGTGCGCGAGATCATCGCCCATGTCGATGCCGACAAGGACCGCTTCAAGCGCCAGGTCGATGCCCGCATCGAGGCCTTCACCTTAGCCCAGCAAAGAAGTCTTTCAGCAGGCTCCGGGACCGCCGTTCGCCTACACCGGCGATAA
- the xseA gene encoding exodeoxyribonuclease VII large subunit, whose product MPEQLTNAAEYTVSEIAQAVRRTVEENFDYVRVRGEISGYRGQHSSGHAYFTLKDADASIDAVVWRGSFARLAFKPEEGLEIIASGRLTTFPRSSKYQIVIENIEPAGAGALMALVEERRKKLAAEGLFAKERKRPLPYLPRVIGVVTSPTGAVIRDILHRLEDRFPTHVVVWPVRVQGDTCAPEVAAAIAGFNALPEDGPIARPDLLIVARGGGSIEDLWGFNEEMVVRAVAASRIPIISAVGHETDTTLIDYAADMRAPTPTAAAEAAVPVRSELIAYVDDQGARQRMAARRILSNYRDRLRAAAAGLPRPADLIATAQQRLDHASSNLLAALRHAKQIKEIQLARVTSRLSLSTLEATVHRARLRFDPVAARAEPAFRRMVSDRRLRVDNLGKLLLTLGYKSVLARGYAIVKDAEGELVRGKQFLAEGDALRIEFADGEVPAVVGEGGNPPRPLPSVKPKKPRSSQERDDEQPDLF is encoded by the coding sequence ATGCCCGAACAACTCACCAACGCCGCCGAATACACCGTCTCCGAGATTGCCCAGGCCGTCCGCCGCACCGTCGAGGAAAACTTCGACTATGTACGGGTGCGTGGCGAGATCTCGGGCTATCGCGGCCAGCATTCTTCGGGCCATGCCTATTTCACGCTCAAGGATGCCGACGCCTCGATCGACGCGGTGGTCTGGCGCGGCAGTTTCGCCCGCCTGGCCTTCAAGCCCGAAGAGGGGCTGGAGATCATCGCCTCGGGGCGCCTGACCACCTTCCCGCGTTCGTCCAAGTACCAGATCGTCATCGAGAACATCGAGCCCGCCGGCGCCGGGGCGCTGATGGCGCTGGTCGAGGAGCGGCGCAAGAAGCTGGCGGCCGAAGGCCTTTTCGCCAAGGAACGCAAGCGCCCGCTCCCCTACCTGCCGCGCGTCATCGGCGTGGTGACCTCCCCCACGGGCGCGGTGATCCGCGATATCCTCCATCGCCTCGAAGACCGGTTCCCCACCCACGTCGTGGTCTGGCCGGTGCGCGTGCAGGGCGATACCTGCGCGCCAGAGGTTGCGGCGGCCATCGCCGGGTTCAACGCCCTGCCAGAGGACGGACCTATCGCGCGCCCGGACCTGCTGATCGTGGCCCGTGGCGGTGGTTCGATCGAAGACCTCTGGGGTTTCAACGAAGAGATGGTGGTACGCGCCGTCGCTGCGAGCCGCATCCCCATCATCTCGGCGGTGGGCCACGAGACGGACACCACGCTCATCGACTATGCCGCCGACATGCGCGCGCCGACCCCTACCGCGGCGGCCGAGGCGGCGGTGCCGGTGCGCTCCGAGCTCATCGCCTATGTCGATGACCAGGGCGCGCGCCAGCGCATGGCGGCGCGGCGCATTCTCTCGAATTATCGCGACCGGTTGCGCGCCGCCGCTGCCGGCCTGCCGCGACCGGCCGACCTCATCGCCACCGCCCAGCAGCGGCTCGACCACGCCTCATCGAACCTCCTGGCCGCGCTGCGGCACGCCAAGCAGATCAAGGAAATCCAGCTCGCGCGGGTGACTTCGCGCCTCTCGCTCTCGACGCTCGAGGCAACCGTGCATCGTGCGCGCCTGCGCTTCGATCCGGTGGCGGCGCGTGCGGAGCCCGCTTTCAGGCGCATGGTCTCGGACCGGCGCCTGCGCGTCGACAATCTGGGCAAGCTGCTGCTCACCCTCGGCTACAAGTCGGTGCTGGCGCGCGGCTATGCCATCGTCAAGGATGCCGAAGGAGAGCTGGTGCGCGGCAAGCAGTTCCTGGCGGAAGGGGATGCGCTGCGCATCGAGTTCGCCGATGGCGAGGTGCCTGCCGTGGTGGGCGAAGGCGGCAACCCGCCCCGGCCTTTACCTTCCGTTAAGCCAAAGAAGCCGCGGTCCTCGCAAGAGCGTGATGATGAACAGCCCGACCTCTTTTGA
- a CDS encoding DUF4170 domain-containing protein, whose protein sequence is MSEENKQLLHLVIGGELSDIDSVTFKDLKAVDIVGVYPNYAAAYDVWKQKAQQTVDNAEMRYFIVHLHRLLDPEATKA, encoded by the coding sequence ATGAGCGAAGAGAACAAGCAACTCCTGCACCTCGTCATCGGGGGCGAGTTGTCCGATATCGATTCGGTCACCTTCAAGGACCTCAAGGCCGTCGATATCGTCGGGGTCTACCCCAACTACGCGGCGGCCTACGACGTGTGGAAGCAGAAGGCGCAGCAGACCGTGGACAATGCCGAGATGCGCTACTTCATCGTGCATCTGCATCGCCTGCTCGATCCGGAAGCCACCAAGGCGTAA
- a CDS encoding cytochrome c biogenesis CcdA family protein: protein MIGLVLAFLAGILTILNPCVLPLVPIVVVGAASRDVRAPFALALGLALTFGVVGGFVAAAGVELGDDPVLRTISALALIGVGAAMVSPWVAQFSERALAPVATAGGRWSNALPGNTLLSHAALGALLAVVWGPCIGPTIGAALLLAAQPGSLPLAMLTMSVFAFGAATSLLVVGFGMSKLTRETRLATRQAAHVARLAFGVLTILVGLAVLTGVDRQIEAALVAAMPDWLVLFATQL from the coding sequence ATGATCGGCCTGGTACTGGCGTTTCTCGCGGGCATCCTGACCATTCTGAACCCCTGCGTGCTGCCGCTCGTGCCGATCGTCGTGGTCGGAGCGGCTTCGCGCGACGTGCGCGCCCCCTTCGCGCTGGCGCTGGGCCTGGCGCTCACGTTCGGCGTGGTGGGCGGGTTCGTGGCGGCGGCGGGCGTTGAACTCGGGGACGATCCGGTGCTGCGGACCATCTCTGCACTGGCGCTGATCGGGGTGGGCGCGGCGATGGTTTCGCCCTGGGTCGCCCAATTCTCCGAACGCGCCCTGGCGCCCGTCGCCACGGCTGGTGGCCGGTGGTCCAATGCGCTGCCCGGCAACACGCTGCTCTCCCATGCTGCGCTCGGAGCGCTGCTGGCGGTCGTCTGGGGGCCGTGCATCGGTCCCACCATCGGCGCGGCGCTGCTGCTGGCGGCCCAGCCGGGATCGCTTCCGCTCGCCATGCTGACCATGTCCGTCTTCGCCTTCGGAGCGGCCACCTCCCTCCTCGTCGTCGGCTTCGGCATGTCCAAGTTGACCCGCGAAACGCGCCTGGCGACGCGGCAGGCCGCGCATGTGGCCCGCCTCGCCTTCGGTGTCCTCACGATCCTTGTGGGCCTTGCCGTATTGACGGGCGTGGACCGGCAGATCGAAGCGGCCCTGGTGGCGGCGATGCCCGATTGGCTGGTGCTGTTCGCGACCCAGCTCTAG
- a CDS encoding thioredoxin family protein produces the protein MKRAFALLAMLTVLIGAGPAAAFEIRPFDQATVAKLVATGKPVVVHVYAPWCLQCRAQEAILNRLSATGQYDDIAFFRVDYDHQKDVVAQFNVPRSTLIAYRGDKEVTRQSWGTSQAWVTNILDAVH, from the coding sequence ATGAAACGAGCTTTTGCGTTGCTGGCGATGCTGACCGTGCTGATCGGGGCCGGCCCGGCCGCCGCCTTCGAGATTCGCCCCTTCGACCAGGCCACCGTTGCCAAGCTGGTGGCGACCGGCAAGCCGGTGGTGGTGCACGTCTACGCGCCGTGGTGCCTGCAATGCCGGGCCCAGGAGGCGATCCTCAATCGCCTCTCGGCCACCGGCCAATATGACGATATCGCCTTCTTCAGGGTCGACTACGACCACCAGAAGGACGTGGTGGCCCAGTTCAACGTGCCGCGTTCCACGCTCATCGCCTATCGCGGCGACAAGGAAGTGACGCGCCAGTCCTGGGGCACGAGCCAGGCCTGGGTGACCAACATCCTCGACGCCGTGCACTGA
- a CDS encoding BrnA antitoxin family protein: protein MTNKMKPGQGYAQEDWDAVSDNPEISKSQLSKARPFAEALPELAEKMRNAGGRPRSDNPKQLVSIRLDADVLDRLKSEGPGWQTRANAILKKAVGL from the coding sequence GTGACCAACAAGATGAAGCCCGGCCAGGGCTATGCGCAGGAAGATTGGGATGCCGTCTCGGACAATCCCGAGATTTCCAAAAGCCAGCTTTCCAAGGCGCGCCCCTTCGCCGAGGCCCTCCCGGAACTCGCCGAAAAGATGCGGAATGCCGGCGGGCGCCCGCGCAGCGACAACCCCAAGCAGCTTGTGTCCATCCGCCTCGACGCCGACGTTCTCGATCGCCTCAAGTCAGAAGGACCCGGCTGGCAGACGCGCGCCAATGCCATCCTCAAGAAGGCTGTCGGCCTCTAG
- a CDS encoding 3'(2'),5'-bisphosphate nucleotidase CysQ: MPEAQATSPEQDLELLRSTAVGAGIIASGYFRRNLKTWTKENASPVSEADIVLDKFLHASLLAARPGYGWLSEESVDDLARLNNRRVFVVDPIDGTRGFIRGDDSWTVSVAVVEDGVAIAGVVYAPARDELYDASIGGGARLNGKPIVRLVQPGRSAVIPAPGAVHQELQEAGLHYTRGPYFPSLAYRLVQVATGKLDAVVARRGSQDWDIAGAAVILAEAGIGFEDVCSGKPLFNTADVRHGALAALSDESLKAVVHQALRRVYGCPAETEITADLERRTP, encoded by the coding sequence ATGCCAGAAGCGCAAGCCACCAGCCCCGAGCAGGATCTCGAACTCTTGCGCTCGACCGCTGTCGGGGCGGGCATCATCGCCTCGGGCTACTTTCGGCGAAATCTCAAGACCTGGACCAAGGAAAACGCCTCGCCGGTGAGCGAGGCCGACATCGTGCTGGACAAGTTCCTGCACGCCTCCCTGCTCGCGGCGCGTCCCGGCTATGGCTGGCTGAGCGAAGAGAGCGTGGATGATCTGGCCCGGCTCAATAACCGCCGCGTCTTCGTGGTCGATCCCATCGACGGCACGCGTGGGTTCATTCGCGGCGACGACAGCTGGACGGTGAGCGTGGCGGTGGTCGAGGACGGGGTCGCCATTGCCGGGGTCGTCTATGCGCCGGCGCGCGACGAGCTCTACGACGCCTCGATCGGCGGCGGCGCGCGGCTCAACGGCAAGCCCATCGTGCGCCTCGTGCAGCCGGGGCGCTCGGCGGTCATTCCGGCGCCAGGAGCCGTGCACCAGGAACTGCAGGAAGCCGGGCTGCACTATACGCGCGGGCCCTATTTCCCCTCCCTCGCCTACCGGCTCGTGCAGGTGGCGACAGGCAAGCTCGACGCCGTGGTGGCACGCCGCGGCTCGCAGGACTGGGACATTGCAGGGGCGGCCGTCATCCTGGCCGAAGCCGGCATCGGCTTTGAGGATGTGTGCTCGGGCAAGCCGCTCTTCAACACCGCCGATGTGCGCCACGGCGCGCTTGCCGCGCTCAGCGACGAATCGCTAAAAGCGGTCGTGCATCAAGCCCTGCGCCGGGTCTACGGTTGCCCGGCCGAAACCGAAATCACCGCCGATCTGGAGAGACGGACACCATGA
- a CDS encoding nucleoside deaminase encodes MNAPQSPMDLALALAEEAAANGEAPIGAVVVENGKILAAERNRMQALGDPTAHAEMLAIRKALEVRGTGRLDGCDLYVTLEPCAMCAGAIAHVRLRRLYYGADDPKAGAVDNGVHLFAQPTCHHAPEVIAGVGERRSRSLLKDFFAGLR; translated from the coding sequence ATGAACGCTCCCCAATCCCCGATGGATCTTGCGCTGGCACTTGCCGAGGAGGCTGCTGCCAATGGTGAGGCTCCGATCGGGGCGGTGGTGGTGGAGAACGGCAAGATCCTCGCCGCCGAGCGGAACCGGATGCAGGCGCTCGGGGATCCGACGGCGCATGCGGAGATGCTGGCGATCAGGAAGGCGCTGGAGGTTCGCGGAACCGGGCGGCTCGATGGGTGCGATCTCTATGTGACGCTCGAGCCCTGCGCGATGTGCGCGGGCGCCATCGCGCATGTTCGGCTGCGGCGGCTCTATTACGGGGCGGACGATCCCAAGGCCGGGGCGGTGGACAATGGGGTCCACCTCTTCGCCCAGCCCACCTGCCACCATGCGCCCGAGGTTATCGCCGGTGTAGGCGAACGGCGGTCCCGGAGCCTGCTGAAAGACTTCTTTGCTGGGCTAAGGTGA
- the purD gene encoding phosphoribosylamine--glycine ligase, protein MRVLLIGSGGREHALAWALAKSPRLTKLFVAPGNAGTAKLAENVALDPNDHAAVLAFVTSQKIDFVVIGPDAQVVAGLGDDVRAIGIPCFGPSREAAQLEGSKSFTKALCDEMDIPTAAYAKFDAEAPALAYVRDQGAPIVIKADGLALGKGVTVAMTLEEAEAAIRDCFAGAFGASGAEVVIEEFLEGEEVSVFVLCDGVNSLPLATAQDHKRAFDGDKGPNTGGMGAYSPAPVMTPELMERTLTEIIAPTISGMAARGTPYQGVLFAGLMLTRAGPKLIEYNARFGDPETQVLMMRLKSDLLDLLLATATGQLAGHTAEWDPRTALTVVLASRGYPGSYQKGTEIRGAESLDSADIRVFHAGTRRDGERLLSNGGRVLNVTALGSSVEEAQDRAYRAVDAIDWPDGFARRDIGWRAIARTRA, encoded by the coding sequence ATGCGCGTACTTCTCATCGGTTCCGGCGGGCGCGAGCATGCCCTGGCCTGGGCCTTGGCCAAGTCCCCCAGGCTCACCAAACTTTTCGTCGCGCCCGGCAATGCTGGCACCGCGAAACTTGCCGAGAACGTCGCACTCGATCCCAACGACCACGCCGCCGTCCTTGCGTTTGTAACGTCTCAGAAGATCGACTTCGTCGTCATCGGCCCCGACGCCCAGGTTGTGGCGGGGCTAGGCGACGACGTCCGCGCCATCGGCATCCCCTGCTTCGGCCCCTCCAGGGAGGCGGCCCAGCTCGAAGGCTCGAAGAGCTTCACCAAGGCGCTCTGCGACGAGATGGACATCCCCACCGCCGCCTATGCGAAATTCGACGCCGAAGCCCCGGCCCTCGCCTATGTCCGCGATCAGGGCGCCCCCATCGTCATCAAGGCCGATGGCCTGGCGCTGGGAAAGGGCGTCACCGTCGCCATGACGCTCGAGGAAGCAGAGGCCGCCATCCGCGACTGCTTTGCCGGCGCCTTCGGTGCATCCGGCGCCGAAGTAGTGATCGAGGAATTCCTCGAAGGCGAGGAAGTCTCGGTCTTCGTCCTCTGCGATGGCGTCAACTCCCTTCCGCTTGCCACGGCTCAGGATCACAAGCGCGCCTTCGATGGTGACAAGGGCCCCAATACCGGCGGCATGGGCGCCTATTCGCCCGCCCCGGTCATGACGCCCGAGCTCATGGAGCGCACGCTCACCGAAATCATCGCTCCGACCATTTCCGGCATGGCCGCGCGCGGCACCCCTTACCAGGGCGTGCTCTTTGCCGGGCTCATGCTCACCAGGGCCGGCCCCAAGCTCATCGAATACAATGCCCGTTTCGGCGATCCCGAGACGCAGGTGCTGATGATGCGCCTCAAGTCCGATCTTCTCGACCTGCTCCTCGCCACCGCCACCGGCCAGCTCGCCGGGCATACCGCCGAGTGGGATCCGCGCACCGCCCTCACCGTCGTTCTGGCGAGCCGGGGCTACCCCGGAAGTTACCAGAAGGGCACCGAAATACGGGGGGCGGAGAGCCTCGACTCCGCCGACATTCGGGTGTTCCATGCAGGAACTCGCCGGGATGGCGAGCGTTTACTCTCCAATGGGGGACGTGTGCTCAATGTCACGGCGCTAGGTTCCTCCGTCGAGGAGGCGCAGGACCGTGCTTACCGAGCGGTTGATGCAATTGATTGGCCGGACGGCTTTGCGAGGCGCGACATCGGATGGCGCGCAATCGCCCGGACTCGCGCCTGA
- a CDS encoding DUF2093 domain-containing protein, whose amino-acid sequence MNIFDKGFTPSEAQIRYMDGDFVVLKPGSFVRCAITGKAIPIDELSYWSVDRQEPYADATAAYQAYQRFGLNG is encoded by the coding sequence ATGAATATCTTCGACAAGGGGTTCACCCCTTCGGAAGCACAGATCCGCTACATGGATGGCGATTTCGTCGTCCTCAAGCCCGGCAGCTTCGTGCGCTGCGCCATTACCGGCAAAGCCATCCCGATCGATGAACTGAGCTATTGGAGCGTGGACCGGCAGGAGCCCTATGCCGATGCCACGGCCGCCTACCAAGCCTACCAGCGTTTCGGCCTGAACGGCTGA
- a CDS encoding AraC family transcriptional regulator, which yields MAPVIDVAAVGDPEISFQTQHTVWNMGATVLTRAVLPPMPRRFSHLRKDPLDHWCLVLCETGEPQARGEGDPVRLTGRQMGIRSLGRPFETTVTDRTVLSLYVPRDLFPSAAGVLDAADGQMLGGVLTDLLADYLAALERRLPLIGIEETARIAEATGNIIAACLAPTADRLDAARPAANWTLVERARRAIQQNLATPEFTPEELCRKIGTSRSKLYRLFEPFGGVAHYMQRQRLREARSMLSRSDEALSVSRIGEMVGFADLSSFSRAFRREFGASPSDMRGIPVMSATPLEPRPSIADSGLLGSALRSLHG from the coding sequence ATGGCGCCGGTGATCGACGTCGCCGCGGTCGGCGACCCGGAGATTTCCTTTCAAACCCAGCATACGGTCTGGAACATGGGCGCCACGGTGCTCACCCGCGCCGTACTGCCGCCGATGCCACGCCGGTTCAGCCATCTGCGCAAGGATCCGCTGGACCACTGGTGCCTGGTGCTTTGCGAGACCGGCGAGCCGCAGGCGCGGGGCGAGGGCGACCCGGTGCGGCTGACCGGCCGGCAGATGGGCATCCGTTCGCTCGGCCGGCCGTTCGAGACCACCGTAACCGACCGGACCGTGCTCTCCCTCTATGTTCCGCGCGACCTCTTCCCCTCGGCGGCGGGCGTGCTCGATGCGGCCGATGGCCAGATGCTGGGGGGCGTGCTCACCGATTTGCTGGCCGATTATCTTGCCGCTCTCGAGCGGCGCCTGCCGCTGATCGGCATCGAGGAGACGGCCCGCATCGCCGAAGCCACCGGCAACATCATCGCCGCCTGTCTCGCCCCCACCGCCGATCGGCTCGACGCCGCGCGCCCGGCGGCCAACTGGACGCTGGTCGAGCGGGCGCGCCGCGCCATCCAGCAGAACCTGGCCACCCCCGAGTTCACCCCCGAAGAACTCTGCCGCAAGATCGGCACCTCGCGCTCCAAGCTCTACCGGCTGTTCGAACCTTTCGGCGGGGTGGCTCACTACATGCAGCGCCAGCGCCTGCGCGAAGCCCGCTCGATGCTCAGCCGCTCCGACGAGGCCCTGTCGGTCAGCAGGATCGGGGAAATGGTGGGCTTTGCCGACCTTTCCAGCTTCAGCCGGGCCTTCAGGCGCGAATTCGGTGCGAGCCCGAGCGATATGCGCGGGATCCCGGTGATGTCGGCCACGCCGCTCGAGCCCCGCCCATCCATTGCCGATTCCGGCCTGCTCGGCAGCGCGTTGCGTTCGCTGCACGGCTGA
- a CDS encoding BrnT family toxin, translating to MRTITWDEPKRLANLAKHGMDFNDLTEDFFLGALVIPARNGRFQAFGSLGDSTISVIFAVLGTEGLSIISMRSASAAERKLL from the coding sequence GTGCGAACCATCACCTGGGATGAACCGAAGCGCCTCGCCAACCTTGCCAAACACGGCATGGACTTCAACGATTTGACGGAAGACTTCTTCCTCGGCGCTCTCGTCATCCCCGCCCGGAACGGCCGTTTCCAGGCCTTCGGCTCTCTCGGGGACAGCACGATCTCGGTGATTTTCGCTGTGCTCGGCACGGAAGGGCTGTCGATCATTTCGATGCGCTCCGCCAGTGCGGCAGAAAGGAAGCTATTGTGA